A single genomic interval of Litoreibacter ponti harbors:
- a CDS encoding TIGR03862 family flavoprotein produces the protein MSTALVVGGGPAGLMAAEVMAKAGLRVRLIDQKPSVGRKFLMAGKSGLNLTMDKPLEEFLQHLPDWIHPMVSSFGPAAVVAWAQELGQDVFTGSSGRVFPVAMKASPLLRAWLARLDQLGGEIETRTVWDGTTPDTVTVLAMGGASWRRLGSDGAWVSRFPASDLAQFQPTNMGFEVPWSSHMERHFGTPLKNVAFVTEGKSHRGEAIVSARGIEGGGVYAVSASVRDGAPLIIDLVPDLSVAEVEARLNRPRGKASMSNHLRKVLKLDPLKLALLQEFARPLPAAAAEVVKGLEIRHTGPRPMDEAISTAGGLRAAALDENLMLKSRSGVFAAGEMLDWEAPTGGYLITACLATGRWAGERAAEYAANGE, from the coding sequence GTGAGCACAGCCTTGGTCGTGGGGGGCGGTCCGGCGGGGCTGATGGCCGCTGAGGTGATGGCGAAGGCCGGGCTGCGCGTGCGCCTGATAGATCAGAAGCCAAGCGTCGGGCGCAAGTTCCTGATGGCGGGCAAGTCGGGGCTGAACCTGACCATGGACAAACCGTTGGAGGAATTCCTGCAGCACCTGCCGGACTGGATACATCCGATGGTGTCGTCATTTGGTCCCGCCGCGGTCGTGGCCTGGGCACAGGAATTGGGGCAAGACGTATTCACCGGCTCAAGCGGGCGGGTTTTTCCGGTTGCGATGAAAGCCTCGCCCTTGCTGCGCGCATGGTTGGCGCGGCTTGATCAACTCGGGGGTGAGATCGAGACACGCACCGTTTGGGACGGCACGACGCCGGATACAGTGACGGTGCTGGCGATGGGCGGCGCGTCGTGGCGACGGCTTGGCTCGGACGGCGCATGGGTGTCGCGGTTTCCAGCGAGTGACTTGGCCCAATTCCAGCCCACCAACATGGGGTTCGAAGTCCCATGGTCATCCCACATGGAACGCCACTTCGGAACGCCTTTGAAGAATGTGGCCTTCGTCACGGAGGGCAAGTCGCACCGTGGCGAAGCGATCGTCTCGGCCCGCGGGATTGAAGGCGGCGGCGTTTACGCTGTGTCGGCTTCGGTGCGGGACGGCGCGCCTTTGATTATCGACCTGGTGCCAGACCTGAGCGTGGCAGAGGTCGAAGCGCGGCTGAATCGCCCTCGCGGCAAGGCAAGCATGTCGAACCACTTACGCAAGGTGCTGAAGCTGGATCCGCTGAAACTGGCGCTCCTGCAGGAGTTTGCACGGCCCTTGCCTGCCGCAGCGGCGGAGGTCGTCAAAGGGTTGGAGATCAGACACACTGGCCCGCGGCCGATGGACGAGGCCATTTCGACCGCCGGGGGCCTCAGGGCGGCGGCGCTCGATGAAAATCTGATGTTGAAATCACGATCCGGCGTCTTTGCCGCAGGGGAGATGCTGGATTGGGAGGCGCCAACCGGCGGATACCTGATTACTGCCTGCCTCGCGACGGGCCGCTGGGCCGGCGAGCGCGCGGCGGAGTACGCAGCGAACGGTGAATAA
- a CDS encoding mechanosensitive ion channel family protein, whose product MENYPFVEQIMGYAEPAIEIATRWATSPAAWSQFALLIAAYFLALLVNRRLSRAFRGLLTPAPGAENIFATARRFVLQFLPLLLPVLAYAFTAVGEQIVRSLFDSGAVIAFGKRVFLFLAARILVRDILTDPFLKLLGKFVLIPIAALYAVGLLDAASVYLTEFRVTVGNISFSLMALVRGLIAGSLLFWLGRWSNDQSAAMITKQEELRPATRQLAVKTAEIVIFGTAFLLLMNIMGVNLSTLAVLGGAIGVGLGFGLQKIASNFISGVILLLEGQATVGDYVELDGGEAGTIVKMTARAIILETFDGRWIVVPNEDFIVTRVTNYSDQGSANRYEAAFSVSYDTDINLVPPLIEAAVQKHPDILEEPYPADCELRGFGDSGIDFAVEFWVNGIDDGRHKYENDVLFIIWNTLKENGIKIPYPHRVVEFKGEMPK is encoded by the coding sequence ATGGAGAATTATCCATTTGTCGAGCAGATCATGGGCTACGCGGAGCCCGCGATAGAAATTGCGACGCGCTGGGCCACGAGCCCGGCGGCTTGGTCGCAATTCGCTTTGCTGATCGCGGCCTATTTTCTGGCGCTGCTGGTCAACCGCCGCCTGAGCCGCGCGTTTCGCGGGCTTTTGACGCCCGCGCCGGGTGCAGAGAACATTTTCGCCACCGCGCGCCGCTTCGTTCTGCAATTCCTGCCGTTGTTGCTGCCAGTGCTGGCCTATGCCTTTACGGCGGTGGGTGAGCAGATCGTCCGGTCGCTGTTTGACAGCGGCGCGGTGATTGCCTTTGGCAAGCGAGTGTTCCTGTTCCTGGCGGCGCGCATTCTGGTGCGCGATATCCTGACGGACCCGTTCCTGAAGTTGTTGGGCAAGTTCGTCCTGATCCCGATTGCCGCGCTCTATGCGGTGGGGTTGCTGGATGCGGCGTCGGTCTACCTGACGGAGTTCCGGGTCACGGTCGGCAACATCTCCTTCTCGTTGATGGCGCTGGTGCGCGGGCTGATCGCGGGCTCGCTGCTGTTCTGGCTGGGCCGTTGGTCGAACGACCAGAGCGCCGCGATGATCACCAAGCAGGAAGAGCTGCGCCCGGCGACGCGGCAACTGGCCGTTAAGACGGCAGAGATCGTGATCTTCGGCACCGCGTTCCTTCTGCTGATGAACATCATGGGGGTCAACCTTTCGACCCTGGCGGTGCTGGGCGGTGCGATTGGCGTGGGTCTGGGCTTTGGCCTGCAGAAGATCGCATCGAACTTCATCTCCGGCGTGATCCTGCTGCTCGAGGGCCAAGCGACAGTGGGCGACTACGTGGAGCTCGACGGGGGCGAGGCGGGCACGATCGTCAAGATGACCGCCCGCGCGATCATTCTGGAGACGTTCGATGGGCGCTGGATCGTGGTGCCGAACGAAGATTTCATCGTCACGCGGGTGACGAACTATTCCGACCAGGGATCGGCCAACCGTTACGAGGCGGCGTTCTCGGTCAGCTATGACACCGATATCAACCTTGTGCCGCCACTGATCGAAGCGGCAGTGCAGAAACACCCGGACATTCTGGAAGAGCCGTACCCGGCGGATTGCGAGCTGCGCGGCTTCGGCGACAGCGGCATCGACTTCGCGGTGGAGTTCTGGGTGAACGGGATCGACGACGGGCGGCACAAGTATGAGAACGACGTGTTGTTTATTATCTGGAACACGTTGAAGGAAAACGGGATCAAGATCCCCTATCCGCACCGCGTTGTGGAGTTCAAAGGCGAGATGCCGAAGTGA
- a CDS encoding HNH endonuclease, which produces MDELPICPLCLRPIPPGAKLSLHHLIPKLKGGKGGPVVLLHQICHNEVHATLTEADLARDYNTLEALRAHPRLAKFVSWVSKRPPDFHSVTPGARPGNRKKRKG; this is translated from the coding sequence ATGGATGAGCTGCCGATCTGCCCTCTCTGCCTGCGCCCGATCCCGCCCGGGGCGAAGCTGAGCCTGCACCACCTGATCCCGAAGCTCAAAGGTGGCAAGGGTGGTCCTGTCGTGCTGCTTCATCAGATTTGCCACAACGAGGTTCACGCCACCCTGACCGAGGCCGACCTCGCCCGCGACTACAACACCCTTGAAGCGCTGCGCGCGCATCCCCGGTTGGCGAAGTTCGTCAGTTGGGTTTCAAAACGCCCGCCGGATTTCCATTCCGTCACCCCCGGAGCGCGGCCCGGAAACAGGAAGAAACGGAAGGGTTGA
- a CDS encoding TetR/AcrR family transcriptional regulator, which yields MPNNESKSDKKIQILNAASDLLKHHGVQALSFENVAAEADLSRQLVRYYFSDLDALIVELCDFLAAGYRDSLVAGIVNIGEVERLKFFLDFFFDLAEGHPMPRNLEVYDSLVAYSVGSQALKDRMCSQYNVLGQVMIHELAIAHPELDSAACEELSFLFVSMMHSHWSFVASLGYSRDHSRLTRAAMDRLIASYLDNPTFERVMEKPWSRDD from the coding sequence GTGCCAAATAACGAGTCGAAGTCTGATAAAAAAATCCAAATTCTGAACGCCGCCTCAGATCTCTTGAAGCATCACGGCGTGCAGGCGCTGTCGTTTGAAAACGTTGCCGCCGAGGCGGATTTGTCTCGCCAATTGGTCCGGTATTACTTCTCTGATCTTGACGCATTGATCGTCGAGCTGTGCGATTTTCTCGCCGCCGGCTATCGCGACAGTCTGGTCGCGGGCATTGTGAATATCGGGGAAGTCGAACGGCTCAAGTTCTTTTTGGACTTCTTCTTCGATTTGGCCGAAGGGCATCCGATGCCGCGCAATCTGGAGGTCTACGATTCACTGGTGGCGTACTCGGTCGGGTCGCAGGCTTTGAAGGACCGGATGTGCAGCCAGTACAACGTATTGGGTCAGGTCATGATCCATGAATTGGCTATTGCGCATCCAGAGCTCGACAGCGCCGCATGCGAGGAACTGTCCTTCCTCTTTGTCTCCATGATGCATTCGCATTGGAGCTTTGTTGCCAGCCTTGGTTACTCCCGCGACCATAGCAGATTGACCCGGGCAGCGATGGACCGGCTTATCGCGTCTTATCTCGATAATCCGACCTTTGAGCGGGTGATGGAGAAACCCTGGTCGCGCGACGATTAA
- a CDS encoding enoyl-CoA hydratase/isomerase family protein: MIEVSREDALWIIKINRPEKANSLTRRMLRDLALTVEDAAGKAQTIILTGEGKVFSAGADLEAAKQGLAVDPIWERLSRAIANFPGLSIAALNGTVAGGAMGMVLACDLRVSVPGANFFYPVMKLGFLPQPSDPGRLAALVGVSRAKMILMAGEKIDAMQAEEWGLVDRLSDDPLKAARSLAEAAMAADPRHVAGIKALLD; this comes from the coding sequence ATGATCGAGGTGAGCCGCGAAGATGCTCTGTGGATTATCAAGATAAACCGCCCCGAAAAGGCGAACTCCCTCACCCGTCGGATGCTGCGCGATCTCGCGCTGACTGTAGAGGACGCCGCCGGAAAGGCGCAGACGATCATTCTGACCGGTGAAGGCAAGGTTTTCAGCGCAGGCGCAGATCTCGAGGCGGCCAAGCAGGGCCTTGCGGTCGATCCGATCTGGGAGCGTCTGTCGCGGGCAATTGCAAACTTCCCGGGCCTGTCCATCGCGGCGCTGAACGGGACCGTTGCGGGTGGAGCGATGGGAATGGTGCTGGCCTGCGACCTGCGGGTATCTGTGCCAGGGGCGAATTTCTTTTACCCCGTTATGAAGCTGGGTTTCCTGCCGCAACCCTCTGATCCGGGGCGCCTGGCCGCGCTGGTGGGGGTCTCGCGGGCGAAGATGATATTAATGGCGGGCGAAAAGATCGATGCGATGCAGGCCGAGGAATGGGGCCTCGTCGACCGCTTATCCGATGATCCGCTCAAGGCCGCGCGCAGCCTTGCGGAGGCCGCCATGGCCGCTGATCCAAGGCATGTAGCTGGGATAAAGGCGCTGTTGGATTAA
- a CDS encoding SDR family oxidoreductase — MVDLTGKTALITGASRGIGADTARVFAQAGANVVLIARSGDDIASLAAEIGDAALACPMDVAIWDDWTNTLARAKQAFGSIDILVNNAGVIEPIARLEETDPDAWSKLIDINLKGIYYGTRAVLDDMRDGGSILNISSGAASNPLEGWSAYCASKAGAAMLTRCIHKEHGDRIRAMGLSPGTVATEMQVVIKESGINPVSQLDPSVHIPADWPAKALLWMCGSDADEFCGEEISLRDEGIRARVGLGA, encoded by the coding sequence ATGGTTGATCTGACTGGAAAGACCGCGCTTATCACGGGCGCAAGCCGCGGGATCGGTGCCGACACCGCGCGCGTGTTCGCGCAAGCGGGTGCGAATGTCGTGCTGATCGCCCGCAGTGGCGACGATATTGCCTCGCTGGCCGCGGAAATCGGCGACGCTGCGCTAGCCTGCCCTATGGATGTTGCGATCTGGGACGACTGGACCAACACGTTAGCGCGGGCGAAGCAGGCTTTCGGCAGTATCGACATTCTGGTCAACAACGCGGGTGTCATCGAACCCATCGCACGGCTGGAAGAAACGGACCCTGACGCATGGTCGAAGCTGATCGATATCAACCTTAAGGGCATCTACTATGGGACCCGTGCCGTGCTGGACGATATGCGCGACGGCGGCTCGATCCTGAATATCAGCTCCGGGGCGGCGTCCAATCCGCTTGAAGGGTGGAGCGCCTATTGTGCGTCCAAGGCTGGCGCTGCGATGCTGACACGCTGTATTCACAAGGAACACGGCGACCGCATCCGGGCCATGGGGCTCAGCCCGGGGACGGTGGCCACCGAGATGCAGGTCGTAATCAAGGAAAGCGGGATCAACCCGGTCAGCCAGCTTGACCCGTCCGTCCATATTCCCGCCGACTGGCCTGCGAAGGCGCTGCTTTGGATGTGCGGGTCGGACGCGGATGAGTTTTGCGGCGAAGAGATCTCGCTTCGCGACGAGGGCATCCGCGCCCGCGTGGGCCTTGGAGCATGA
- a CDS encoding TldD/PmbA family protein, translating to MSQDLAALTDRMLSAAARAGADAADALALDGTSVSIDVLQGKLEHAERSEGVDIGLRVLIGQRQAVVSSSLFDDATLQTMAERAVAMAKEAPEDPNIGLADASQLAQNTSAEALELFDPTPEPAAATLEEDAKRAEAAALAVDGISQVQAASAGYGQSRIHLATSNGFSAGYQRSSRSVSCVAITGEGTGMERDYYGDSRIFQADLESPEHIGRTAAERTLERAGARRPKTGAYPVLFDERVAGALIGHLLVAANGSMIARGSSWLMGKLGEQILPDTLSITENPHRARVSRSKPFDGEGLATAPRDIVKDGVLQGWTLDLANARKLDMSSTASAARGTSGPPSPAISNIALTQGSQSKEQLMAEMGTGLLVTSMIGSTINPNTGDYSRGASGIWVENGAPQYAVNECTVAGNLLEMLHHITPANDARTHLSRVVPSLLVEGLTLAGD from the coding sequence ATGTCCCAAGACCTCGCAGCCCTTACCGACCGCATGCTGAGTGCCGCCGCGCGCGCGGGTGCCGATGCCGCGGACGCTTTGGCGCTGGATGGCACCTCGGTCTCTATAGATGTCCTGCAAGGCAAGCTCGAACATGCCGAGCGGTCGGAAGGTGTCGATATCGGTCTTCGGGTTCTGATCGGTCAGCGACAGGCAGTCGTTTCGTCCTCGCTCTTTGACGATGCCACGTTGCAAACCATGGCCGAGCGGGCCGTCGCGATGGCGAAAGAGGCCCCTGAGGATCCCAATATCGGCCTCGCAGACGCGTCCCAATTGGCCCAAAACACGTCCGCGGAAGCGCTGGAGCTTTTCGACCCGACGCCAGAGCCTGCGGCGGCCACCTTGGAAGAAGATGCAAAGCGCGCGGAAGCCGCGGCGCTGGCCGTGGACGGCATCAGCCAGGTTCAGGCCGCTTCGGCAGGCTACGGGCAAAGCCGCATTCATCTCGCGACCAGCAATGGGTTCTCGGCCGGGTATCAGCGTTCAAGCCGCAGCGTCTCCTGCGTCGCCATCACCGGCGAGGGAACCGGTATGGAGCGCGACTATTATGGCGACAGCCGGATTTTTCAGGCTGATCTCGAAAGCCCGGAGCACATTGGACGCACCGCGGCAGAGCGCACGTTGGAGCGCGCTGGGGCGCGGCGCCCCAAGACCGGGGCCTATCCGGTCCTGTTCGACGAGCGTGTCGCTGGGGCGCTGATCGGGCATTTGCTGGTGGCCGCCAACGGGTCCATGATTGCGCGGGGCTCCAGCTGGCTGATGGGCAAGCTTGGCGAGCAGATCCTTCCGGACACCCTCAGCATCACCGAGAACCCCCACCGGGCGCGCGTATCCAGGTCGAAGCCATTTGACGGTGAAGGGCTGGCGACAGCGCCAAGAGACATCGTCAAGGACGGTGTGCTGCAAGGCTGGACCCTTGATCTGGCCAATGCGCGCAAACTCGATATGTCCAGCACTGCATCGGCCGCCCGCGGCACCAGTGGCCCGCCGAGCCCCGCGATCTCCAACATCGCATTGACCCAAGGCAGTCAAAGCAAGGAACAGCTGATGGCCGAGATGGGCACGGGTCTGCTTGTGACGTCGATGATCGGCTCGACGATAAATCCAAATACCGGCGATTATTCGCGAGGGGCGTCGGGTATCTGGGTCGAGAATGGCGCGCCGCAATATGCAGTGAATGAATGTACCGTCGCGGGTAACCTGCTGGAGATGCTGCACCACATCACGCCGGCCAACGACGCGCGCACGCACCTGTCCCGGGTCGTGCCCAGCCTGCTGGTCGAAGGGCTGACCCTTGCCGGCGACTGA
- a CDS encoding 3'(2'),5'-bisphosphate nucleotidase CysQ yields MPATEDLDLLIDAARESGDIARRFFKSDPEVWDKDDGAGPVTEADLAIDKMLRSELLSARATYGWLSEETEDDAARLDHERVFIVDPIDGTRAFIAGERHFSHSLAIAEKGRVTAAAVYLPMMDLMFAAHEGAPATLNGEMISPTETTALDGATVLAAKSNFNDTHWQGGTPPMLRKFRPSLAYRLCLVAQGRYDAMLTLRDCWEWDIAAGDLIVRQAGGRVTDRLGAPLRFNNPHPKTKGCHAAGEAMHGALQARLKPAP; encoded by the coding sequence TTGCCGGCGACTGAAGACCTGGACCTTTTGATAGACGCGGCCCGCGAAAGTGGTGACATCGCACGGCGTTTCTTCAAGTCCGACCCGGAGGTCTGGGACAAGGATGACGGCGCGGGACCGGTCACCGAAGCCGATTTGGCCATCGACAAGATGCTGAGGTCTGAGCTGTTGTCGGCCCGGGCCACCTATGGCTGGCTGTCGGAAGAAACCGAAGATGATGCGGCGCGGCTTGACCATGAGCGGGTCTTTATCGTTGATCCCATCGACGGCACCCGCGCCTTCATCGCGGGAGAGCGGCATTTCTCGCATTCGCTGGCGATTGCCGAAAAAGGTCGCGTCACTGCCGCGGCCGTCTACCTGCCGATGATGGATCTGATGTTTGCCGCGCACGAAGGCGCTCCGGCGACGTTGAACGGCGAGATGATTTCGCCGACAGAGACGACAGCGCTGGACGGCGCAACGGTGCTCGCCGCCAAGTCGAATTTCAATGACACGCATTGGCAGGGCGGCACGCCCCCGATGCTGCGCAAATTTCGGCCGTCGCTGGCGTACCGTCTGTGCCTTGTGGCCCAAGGGCGATACGACGCCATGCTGACCCTGCGCGACTGCTGGGAATGGGACATTGCTGCGGGTGATCTGATCGTGCGGCAAGCGGGCGGACGGGTGACGGACCGCCTGGGCGCGCCGCTTCGGTTCAACAATCCGCACCCGAAGACCAAAGGCTGCCATGCGGCGGGTGAGGCCATGCACGGAGCGCTGCAGGCCCGGTTGAAACCCGCCCCCTGA
- a CDS encoding DUF4170 domain-containing protein — translation MTQRLHLVFGGELVDPTKNAFKNVEDIHIVGMFPDYASAYDAWKSEAQRTVDNAHMRYFIAHIHRLRDEEAAASSTEELGN, via the coding sequence ATGACCCAGCGCCTGCATCTTGTCTTTGGTGGCGAGCTTGTCGATCCGACGAAAAACGCTTTCAAGAACGTCGAGGACATCCATATCGTCGGAATGTTCCCCGACTATGCCTCTGCCTACGATGCCTGGAAGTCAGAGGCCCAGAGGACCGTGGATAACGCCCACATGCGCTATTTTATTGCCCATATTCACCGTCTCCGCGACGAAGAGGCCGCCGCCTCCTCGACCGAGGAACTGGGCAACTAG
- a CDS encoding 3-deoxy-D-manno-octulosonic acid transferase, giving the protein MAFSPILSLYLRVSRFLGPVAERKLATRLAQGKEDPDRIDERKGVASSPRPMGELVWFHAASVGEALSLLDLIESLIDERPDLNVLITTGTRSSSEILKARLPDQTVHQFVPVDALPFVQRFLDHWKPDIAIWTESEFWPALIVETHRRGITMLSLNTRMSNASYRKWRWLRGAARAMLDRFELFLAQDEVSSQHLQRLGVSRDKVRVNGSLKDGGGPLPCDDELRQKVATALETRPVWLAASTHPGEDEMAQEAHRIARRAAPRLLLIIAPRHPERAPQIAQMLRDKGWRVGVRSEGQDPDAVMDIYLADTLGEMGLWYRIAPLSFLGGSLVEIGGHNPYEPATLGSAIIHGPHIENAKDIYERLGEAGAARKVYDARSLGEAVINLIEPHKSAEMAHAAWEVSSQGARAAEVALQEITAVLDRATEKA; this is encoded by the coding sequence ATGGCCTTTTCGCCCATCCTGTCGCTCTATCTCAGGGTCTCTCGATTTCTGGGGCCGGTCGCCGAGCGGAAGCTCGCGACCCGGCTGGCGCAGGGCAAGGAAGACCCTGACAGAATTGACGAGCGCAAGGGCGTGGCCTCGAGCCCGCGGCCTATGGGTGAGCTTGTCTGGTTTCATGCCGCCTCTGTTGGGGAGGCCTTGTCACTACTTGATCTGATCGAAAGCCTGATCGACGAGAGACCCGATCTCAATGTGCTGATCACGACCGGAACGCGCAGCTCGTCGGAAATTCTGAAGGCGAGGCTCCCGGACCAAACGGTGCATCAATTCGTGCCCGTCGATGCCCTGCCCTTCGTGCAACGCTTTCTCGATCACTGGAAGCCCGACATCGCGATCTGGACCGAAAGCGAGTTCTGGCCCGCGCTGATTGTCGAGACACACCGGCGCGGGATCACGATGTTGTCGCTGAACACCCGCATGTCGAATGCATCCTATCGGAAGTGGCGCTGGCTGCGCGGCGCCGCGCGGGCGATGCTGGACCGGTTCGAGCTGTTTCTGGCCCAGGACGAGGTCTCGTCGCAGCATCTTCAGCGCCTTGGTGTTTCGCGTGACAAGGTGAGGGTGAACGGCTCGCTGAAGGACGGTGGCGGACCGCTGCCCTGTGACGACGAGCTGCGCCAGAAGGTCGCCACGGCGTTGGAGACGCGCCCCGTTTGGCTCGCCGCCTCGACGCATCCCGGCGAGGACGAGATGGCGCAGGAAGCCCACCGGATCGCGCGCCGCGCCGCGCCGCGCCTTTTGTTGATTATCGCCCCGCGCCACCCGGAACGCGCGCCCCAGATTGCGCAGATGCTGCGCGACAAGGGATGGCGGGTCGGGGTGCGCTCTGAGGGTCAGGACCCGGATGCCGTCATGGATATCTACCTTGCCGACACGCTTGGCGAGATGGGGCTTTGGTATCGGATCGCGCCTCTCAGCTTTCTTGGGGGGTCACTCGTCGAAATCGGCGGTCACAACCCCTATGAGCCCGCTACGCTGGGCTCCGCGATCATTCACGGGCCGCATATCGAGAACGCCAAGGATATCTATGAGCGGCTGGGGGAGGCCGGGGCCGCACGCAAGGTCTATGACGCACGCAGCCTCGGCGAGGCGGTCATCAATCTGATCGAGCCGCACAAATCCGCCGAAATGGCCCACGCCGCGTGGGAAGTCAGCTCCCAAGGCGCGCGTGCGGCAGAGGTCGCTTTGCAAGAGATTACTGCGGTGCTGGATCGCGCCACGGAGAAGGCCTAA
- the lpxK gene encoding tetraacyldisaccharide 4'-kinase — translation MQPPLFWHRPPGLAATLLSPLGALYAAGTARRLARGTPERLPVPVVCVGNINAGGTGKTPTVIAIVQKLIGMGREPHVVSRGYGGSVDKPTRVDERRHGADAVGDEPLLLAGFAPVWVSPDRAAAARLAVDDGADVIVLDDGFQNPSLIQDLKLVVVDAAKGFGNGKVLPAGPLREPIHVGLARADLLVSLGPPKAQAHFLDTWGAPPCPHLKGHLEPLKTGMEWKGARVFPFAGIGHPEKFFATLKSLGAEVIKSEALADHQPLSQALMIRLEGEAMALRAQLVTTEKDATRLPDSFRAKVLTVPVRLQFENSSALDIALSRLFD, via the coding sequence ATGCAGCCACCACTCTTTTGGCACCGTCCCCCGGGCTTGGCCGCAACCCTGTTATCCCCGCTCGGCGCGCTCTACGCCGCAGGCACGGCGCGACGTTTGGCCAGGGGCACGCCGGAGCGGCTGCCGGTGCCGGTAGTTTGCGTGGGAAACATCAATGCGGGCGGGACGGGCAAGACGCCGACCGTCATCGCCATTGTGCAAAAGCTCATAGGGATGGGTCGTGAACCACACGTGGTCTCGCGGGGATATGGCGGCTCAGTCGATAAGCCGACCCGGGTCGATGAACGCCGCCACGGGGCGGATGCCGTGGGCGATGAGCCATTGCTGCTGGCAGGCTTCGCGCCCGTCTGGGTCTCGCCCGACCGCGCCGCAGCCGCGCGCCTTGCGGTCGACGACGGGGCGGATGTAATCGTGCTGGACGACGGGTTCCAGAACCCTTCCCTCATACAGGATTTGAAGCTGGTCGTCGTCGACGCGGCCAAGGGCTTTGGCAACGGGAAGGTTCTGCCGGCGGGGCCATTACGCGAGCCAATCCATGTCGGGCTCGCGCGGGCCGACTTGCTGGTCAGTCTCGGACCGCCCAAGGCTCAGGCTCATTTTCTGGATACATGGGGCGCGCCGCCCTGCCCACATCTCAAGGGTCATCTGGAGCCGTTGAAAACGGGGATGGAGTGGAAAGGCGCGCGCGTCTTTCCCTTCGCGGGCATCGGCCACCCGGAAAAATTCTTCGCGACACTCAAATCGCTGGGCGCGGAGGTCATCAAGTCAGAGGCTCTCGCCGACCATCAACCGCTTTCGCAGGCGTTGATGATCCGGCTCGAAGGCGAGGCGATGGCTCTTCGCGCGCAGTTGGTAACAACGGAAAAGGACGCGACCCGATTGCCCGACAGCTTTAGGGCCAAGGTTCTGACCGTGCCCGTGCGGCTGCAGTTCGAAAACAGCTCAGCGCTGGATATCGCGCTGAGCCGCCTTTTCGATTAA
- a CDS encoding thioredoxin domain-containing protein, with protein sequence MNRNLLIAIVGVVAIGLGAFFVMGNSSNAVPGVTAVNAQTAAADIDTSGVMDPFLGDADAPVTVIEYASFTCPHCRTFHENAFKQIKKDYIDTGKVKFIFREVYFDRYGLWAGMVARCGGGDRYFGIVDLIYENQQTWTQGDPSTIANNLRKFGKQAGLDDATIEACLTDGEKAQALTAFYQKNAQQDGIQSTPSFVINGTTHSNMSYADFQRLLDAEL encoded by the coding sequence ATGAACCGTAACCTTTTGATCGCAATTGTGGGCGTGGTGGCAATAGGCCTCGGCGCATTTTTTGTCATGGGCAACAGCTCGAACGCCGTGCCCGGCGTCACCGCCGTGAACGCGCAAACCGCCGCGGCAGATATCGATACATCGGGGGTCATGGACCCGTTTTTGGGCGATGCTGATGCGCCGGTAACCGTGATCGAATACGCGTCCTTCACATGCCCACATTGCCGGACCTTCCACGAGAACGCCTTCAAGCAGATCAAGAAGGACTACATTGACACCGGCAAGGTGAAGTTCATCTTCCGCGAGGTCTATTTTGACCGCTACGGCCTGTGGGCCGGCATGGTCGCGCGTTGCGGCGGCGGAGATCGCTACTTTGGCATCGTCGATCTGATTTACGAGAACCAGCAGACCTGGACCCAAGGTGACCCGTCGACGATCGCGAACAACCTTCGCAAGTTCGGAAAGCAGGCTGGTCTGGATGATGCCACGATTGAGGCGTGCCTGACCGACGGCGAGAAGGCACAGGCGCTGACTGCTTTCTACCAGAAGAACGCACAGCAAGACGGTATTCAGTCGACCCCGTCTTTTGTGATCAACGGCACGACCCATTCCAATATGAGCTACGCCGATTTCCAGCGCCTGCTTGACGCGGAGCTTTAA